Proteins from a single region of Styela clava chromosome 1, kaStyClav1.hap1.2, whole genome shotgun sequence:
- the LOC120346902 gene encoding uncharacterized protein LOC120346902: MVLYMSDEEKLEKYLKTWIDDGYSTIRPVSIPIIMYSSRKYKSKLHCEARSVPVYPDKGHELEDQLLLDDHLVAYKFVAKASEKGEFVLEFKVEENVDVIKTEPFVISSAGAQPLHQYHVQAANANFGENGVDVKVEGGGVLNVGSGQSHNSGISTESVQGHSVPQGNRPNNRIRRSLRRSSFNSITRKPGYRPL, translated from the exons ATGGTTTTATACATGTCAGATGAGGAAAAACTggaaaaatatctaaaaacatGGATTGATGATGGATACAGCACTATTCGTCCAGTATCAATCCCCATCATCATGTACAGCTCGAGAAAATACAAGAGTAAGCTACACTGCGAAGCAAGATCTGTTCCTGTCTACCCAGACAAAGGTCACGAATTGGAGGATCAGTTGCTTCTCGATGACCACCTGGTGGCTTATAAATTTGTTGCCAAAGCTTCGGAGAAAGGCGAATTCGTACTCGAATTCAAGGTAGAGGAAAATGTCGACGTCATCAAGACTGAACCATTTGTCATAAGTTCAG CTGGCGCTCAACCTCTTCATCAGTATCATGTTCAAGCTGCCAATGCAAACTTTGGAGAAAACGGTGTAGATGTTAAAGTTGAGGGAGGAGGGGTTCTCAATGTTGGTTCTGGACAAAGCCATAATTCAGGCATTTCTACAG AATCTGTTCAAGGACATTCAGTTCCTCAAGGAAATAGACCAAACAATCGAATCAGACGTTCGCTTAGAAGATCCAGCTTTAACTCAATAACCCGGAAACCTGGATATCGACCGTTGTGA